The window GAGCCCGCCGGATTGTTCCCTTCCAGCTTGAGCAGCAGGGTATTGCTGGTAGCGCCCGGCAAGCGTTGCAGACGAACCAGGGGCGTGTTGCCGATGCAATCGGCGATAGTTGGATACTGCAGGGTCATGGCGTATTCGCAATCCAGACTGCGGGGGGCGCCTATCATACCGGCAAACGCCTGCGCTCCATATCACGCAAAGTGCGATGCTTATGGCTTCTGGCTATAAGCGGTCTCGAGGATGCCGAGTGCGCTGCCCACCTCCGCCGGCGCGGCGGCCGGCAGCCGCAGATTCAGGCGCAGGCCACGGGCGGCATTCTGTGCCCAGACCGAACCACCCTGACGCTGCACCGCGTTGCGCGCGATACTCAACCCCAGGCCAAAACCACCATCCCCCGGACGAGAACCATCGAGGCGGGTGAACGGCGCGAAGATCCGCTCCAGGTCCTGCTCCGCCACGCCACCGCCCTGGTCCTCCAGCCACACGATCCAGTACGGCCCCTCGCGGCGCCCGTCGAGGCGAATGATGCCGTCGGCAGGTGAATGGCGGATCGCATTGCGCAGGATGTTCTCCAGGGCCTGGGCCAGGCTGTTGAGGTGTCCGCGTACCCAACAGGAAGCTGACAAGGTGCACTGCAGGCGACTCGACGACCAACCACTTTCATAACAGGCGTCCTCGACGAGCATTTCCCAGAGTGCCTGGAGCTGGATGTCTTCCTGGTGCAACGGCGCCCGCTCGGTGTCCAGCCAGGCCAGTTGCAGGGTGTCCTCGACCAGCCGCTGCATGCCGTCGACTTCACGGGCCAGGCGCTTGCGCAGTTCATCCAGGCTTTCTTCGCCATCGCAGCAGACCCGCAGGCGACTCAAGGGCGTGCGCATCTCATGGGACAGGTCGCGCAACAGTTGCTGCTGCAACCCCACGGTGGTCTGCAGGCGCTCGGACATCTGGTCGAACGCCCGGCCCAGTTCACCCAGCTCATCCTGGCGGCTGGTGATGCGCGAGGACAGCCGGGTGCCCAACTGATCGGCACGCCAGGCATTGGCCTGGGCCCGCAGGTGGTTCAACGGCAGGATCAGCAGGCGATACAGGCCGACGCACAGCAACAGCGTGAACAGTCCCGGAATCAGGCCATTGGTGACCAGGCGCCAGAACCACTGGTAGCGGCCGGGCATGAAGCGCTGCGGCAACTCCATCACCAGGCTGCCGGCTTGCGGGTTCTGCGGGAAGGGAAGCTTCAGCCAGGGCAGCCCGACCACGTGACGACTCACCGGCCAGTCGAGCCCACGCAGGAAGGTCAGGCGCTGGCTTTCACTCCACAGCAGCGGTTGCGAGGACAGCGACTGCAGGTCGCCACCGATGACCGCGCTCCAGGTCGGCTCATGCTCGCGCAGCTCCTGCAGCCAGCGATCGACGCCCGCCTGGCCGTCGGCCTCCCAGGCCTGCTCGGCAGCGAAGGCGTACCCCTTGAGCGTCACCCGTGCCTCGTCGGACAGGTAGGCGTTCTGCTGCTCCATGTAGCGTCCCCAGGACCAGCTCAGCCAGACCATCAGCAGGCAGAACGCGACCAGCAACAGCGCCAGCTTCCAGAACAGTGAATGCCGCCCGGGCAGGTCACACCTCATCGCCGGCACTCAGCACGTAGCCCTTGCCCCAGACCGTACGCACCTCGCGCTCGGTGTAGCCGACCGCCTTGAGCTTGCGACGGATCTGGCTGACGTGCATGTCCAGGCTGCGGTCATGGGTGGCGTAGCCGCGCTGCAGCACGTGCTGATAAAGGAAGGCCTTGCTCAGCACCTCGTCGCCATGGCGATGCAAGGTTTCCAGCAACCGGTACTCGCTACGGGTGAGGCCTGCCCACTGCTCGCCGAAATGCACATCGCACAGTTCATCATCGAAACGCAGGACACGCCCGCCATCGCGCGGCGGCGTCGCCAGCACCGACATCGGCCGCCGCTCCAGGGCGACCCGGCGCAGAATCGCCTCGA of the Pseudomonas vanderleydeniana genome contains:
- a CDS encoding response regulator transcription factor; protein product: MTSVSVGHPNILAIEDDTVLGAYVHEQLGRCGFEVTWCRNGQEGLDLARNQVFDVVLMDILLPGMDGLEVLTHLRRSHSLPVILMSALGAEADRISGFRLGADDYLPKPFSMAELRVRIEAILRRVALERRPMSVLATPPRDGGRVLRFDDELCDVHFGEQWAGLTRSEYRLLETLHRHGDEVLSKAFLYQHVLQRGYATHDRSLDMHVSQIRRKLKAVGYTEREVRTVWGKGYVLSAGDEV
- a CDS encoding sensor histidine kinase; amino-acid sequence: MRCDLPGRHSLFWKLALLLVAFCLLMVWLSWSWGRYMEQQNAYLSDEARVTLKGYAFAAEQAWEADGQAGVDRWLQELREHEPTWSAVIGGDLQSLSSQPLLWSESQRLTFLRGLDWPVSRHVVGLPWLKLPFPQNPQAGSLVMELPQRFMPGRYQWFWRLVTNGLIPGLFTLLLCVGLYRLLILPLNHLRAQANAWRADQLGTRLSSRITSRQDELGELGRAFDQMSERLQTTVGLQQQLLRDLSHEMRTPLSRLRVCCDGEESLDELRKRLAREVDGMQRLVEDTLQLAWLDTERAPLHQEDIQLQALWEMLVEDACYESGWSSSRLQCTLSASCWVRGHLNSLAQALENILRNAIRHSPADGIIRLDGRREGPYWIVWLEDQGGGVAEQDLERIFAPFTRLDGSRPGDGGFGLGLSIARNAVQRQGGSVWAQNAARGLRLNLRLPAAAPAEVGSALGILETAYSQKP